One window from the genome of Bacillus weihaiensis encodes:
- a CDS encoding MFS transporter, giving the protein MKLNKNIWILLIGEFIAGFGLWLGIIGDLEFMQDKIPSDFLKSLILVAGIFAGILCGPLAGKLTDQYSKKTILLYSGAARLISVSFMFLAIYTGSVWWMVVFLISINMTAAFYFPALQAAIPLVVDKKDLLQLNGLHTNISTLSRILGTAAAGFFLTIMSLTTLYVLAFSAYFILFVLTWFLQMDESKALTECLDEGAPSKQSFYEVFPVIKQQPLVLMTLVLSLVPILFIGGFNLVIIALSEIQQNPSLKGWLYVAEGISFMLGAYFVKKLPTKSPYTVLLAFSLLIGLSQLILYFTTIPFISIVAFIVFGFSVGSFFPTAATIFQTQVPSEYHGRFFSFRGMFDDFIYQLILLATGFLLDTVGFHHMTVLFGALSLLTTFSLLMTFRRTGKESVSA; this is encoded by the coding sequence ATGAAGCTCAACAAGAATATTTGGATTTTATTAATCGGTGAATTTATAGCTGGCTTTGGATTATGGCTTGGTATCATTGGAGATCTTGAATTTATGCAGGATAAAATTCCTTCTGATTTCTTAAAATCTCTCATTTTAGTTGCCGGAATTTTTGCAGGGATACTATGCGGACCACTTGCAGGTAAGCTAACAGATCAATATTCTAAAAAAACCATTCTCCTTTATTCGGGAGCTGCGAGACTTATTAGTGTCAGCTTTATGTTTCTTGCGATCTATACAGGCTCGGTATGGTGGATGGTCGTCTTTCTTATCTCGATTAATATGACGGCTGCCTTTTATTTCCCAGCACTACAAGCAGCCATTCCTCTCGTTGTAGATAAAAAAGACCTATTACAGCTGAACGGATTACATACAAATATATCGACGCTTTCTCGTATACTTGGTACCGCTGCAGCAGGCTTTTTTTTAACAATCATGTCACTAACAACCCTTTATGTGTTAGCCTTTAGTGCCTATTTCATCCTATTTGTACTCACATGGTTCTTACAAATGGATGAATCAAAGGCTCTAACAGAATGTCTGGATGAAGGGGCACCTTCTAAGCAAAGCTTTTACGAAGTCTTTCCAGTTATTAAACAGCAGCCACTTGTTCTTATGACACTTGTCTTATCACTTGTGCCCATTTTATTTATTGGCGGATTTAATCTCGTTATCATTGCATTAAGTGAAATTCAACAAAATCCTTCTTTAAAAGGTTGGCTATATGTAGCTGAAGGGATTTCCTTTATGCTAGGTGCATATTTTGTTAAGAAACTTCCAACGAAGTCACCTTATACAGTTTTACTAGCATTCTCATTATTAATTGGGCTCTCTCAGCTCATTCTTTATTTTACTACTATCCCGTTCATTTCCATTGTGGCCTTTATTGTATTTGGTTTCTCTGTCGGAAGCTTTTTCCCTACAGCAGCAACAATTTTTCAGACACAGGTTCCTAGTGAGTACCATGGTCGATTTTTCTCCTTTAGAGGGATGTTTGATGATTTCATCTATCAACTCATTTTATTAGCTACCGGCTTTTTATTAGATACAGTTGGTTTTCATCACATGACGGTTCTCTTTGGAGCCTTGTCACTTCTCACAACATTTAGTTTATTAATGACGTTTAGGAGAACAGGAAAAGAATCCGTGTCGGCTTAA
- the putP gene encoding sodium/proline symporter PutP, which produces METGVLVTFIIYLIGMLGIGIAAYRMTSNLSDYVLGGRRLGPGVAALSAGASDMSSWLLLGLPGAVYASGGMNQIWIAVGLAVGAYLNWQFVAKRLRSYTEVANDSITIPDFFENRFKDGSKLLRVISALVILLFFTFYTSSGMVGGAKLFEASFGLSYTQALWIGAIVIISYTFLGGFLAVSWTDFIQGILMFLALIIVPIVAVNKIGGWGETVNQVGQIDPIYLDAFSGMSALAIISLLAWGLGYFGQPHILTRFMALRSKNDVPKARMIGTIWMVFALFGAIFTGFAGIAYFADNPISDGEQVFILFTQVLFDPWVSGILLAAILAAIMSTIDSQLLVSSSAVAEDFYKAILRKDASEKELVWVGRISVAVIALIAILLASNPDSSVLDLVSYAWAGFGAAFGPVIILSLFWKRMNRWGALAGMIVGAATVVIWKILSTPELNEAGEVITEAVIPFSLYEIVPGFIFAWIAVMVVSLVTEAPSKEIEEEFEQAKA; this is translated from the coding sequence GTGGAAACAGGTGTTTTAGTAACATTTATTATTTATTTAATAGGTATGTTGGGGATCGGAATTGCTGCATACCGTATGACTAGTAATCTTTCAGACTATGTTCTAGGTGGAAGAAGGTTAGGTCCTGGTGTTGCCGCACTTAGTGCCGGTGCATCGGATATGAGTAGTTGGCTATTATTAGGTTTGCCGGGTGCTGTATATGCCTCTGGTGGTATGAACCAAATCTGGATAGCAGTCGGTTTGGCAGTAGGTGCTTACTTAAACTGGCAATTTGTTGCGAAGCGTTTACGTAGCTATACAGAAGTAGCGAATGATTCTATTACTATTCCAGATTTCTTTGAAAATCGATTCAAAGATGGATCTAAGCTACTACGTGTTATTTCAGCTTTAGTTATTCTATTATTCTTTACGTTCTATACGTCATCAGGAATGGTTGGTGGAGCGAAATTATTTGAAGCTTCATTCGGACTATCTTACACTCAAGCTCTTTGGATTGGTGCAATTGTCATTATTTCCTATACGTTCCTTGGGGGTTTCCTTGCGGTTAGTTGGACTGACTTTATTCAAGGGATTCTGATGTTCTTAGCGCTTATTATTGTTCCAATCGTAGCGGTCAATAAAATTGGTGGCTGGGGAGAAACAGTTAATCAAGTTGGGCAAATTGACCCTATTTATCTTGATGCTTTCTCAGGAATGTCCGCGTTAGCGATTATTTCACTATTAGCATGGGGATTAGGATATTTCGGTCAGCCTCATATTCTAACTCGTTTTATGGCACTTCGTTCTAAGAATGATGTTCCAAAGGCTCGTATGATTGGTACAATCTGGATGGTATTTGCTTTATTCGGTGCTATTTTCACAGGTTTTGCAGGTATCGCGTATTTTGCAGATAATCCAATCAGTGATGGTGAGCAAGTATTTATTCTCTTTACACAGGTTTTATTTGATCCTTGGGTATCCGGTATTCTACTAGCTGCGATTTTAGCTGCGATTATGAGTACAATTGATTCTCAGTTACTTGTTTCTTCAAGTGCTGTAGCAGAGGATTTCTACAAAGCTATTTTAAGAAAAGATGCTTCTGAAAAAGAACTAGTATGGGTTGGTCGTATCTCTGTTGCGGTCATTGCCTTAATTGCGATTTTACTAGCTTCAAATCCAGATAGCTCTGTATTAGATTTAGTAAGTTATGCGTGGGCAGGATTCGGCGCTGCATTTGGTCCTGTAATCATTCTCTCCCTTTTCTGGAAACGTATGAATCGTTGGGGAGCTCTGGCAGGAATGATCGTAGGAGCAGCTACAGTAGTAATATGGAAGATATTATCAACACCTGAGTTAAATGAGGCAGGTGAGGTGATTACGGAAGCTGTCATTCCGTTCAGCCTTTACGAAATCGTACCAGGATTTATCTTCGCATGGATTGCCGTAATGGTTGTGAGCTTAGTTACAGAAGCTCCTTCAAAAGAGATCGAAGAAGAATTCGAGCAAGCTAAAGCATAA
- a CDS encoding AMP-binding protein, whose amino-acid sequence MFYVDDHYYTLHDVEKQYEVFNETPEIRDCQNIRLAVCIKDMFEWITLCLYIRHKGGTVFPIHPSTPKDGAIQLAKASSCDVLFYGDLHSHSSIQLGSNRRDGEGALIQMSSGTTGAPKCIERTWKSIEEELTSYLSVLPLDHTTTSIVACPVTHSYGLISGVLACLKRGAEPVVITNMNPAYLIKKVKEQPYHLFYAAPTLLYMLSRFMRGERLFHYVMTSGTVIPSTWLKQLQNVSKKVFQQYGCSEAGCVAVHPDLQHASDMGYALPHVKIEAGEKESPTEILIHTYQKTISTKDLGYLQAGVLTFVSRIDDTINVAGLNVYPQEVENVLMNEPRIIEAVVYKKTNDLAGERVCAQFTSNELMDEKEVRDWCSRFLAPHQIPMEIKQVTEIEKLPNGKISRKKLAEMTAV is encoded by the coding sequence ATGTTTTACGTAGATGATCACTATTACACACTACACGATGTGGAAAAACAATATGAAGTGTTTAATGAAACACCAGAGATTAGAGATTGTCAGAATATAAGACTTGCCGTCTGTATAAAAGACATGTTCGAGTGGATTACTCTTTGTTTATATATCCGTCATAAGGGAGGGACTGTTTTTCCAATCCATCCTTCTACACCAAAAGATGGTGCCATTCAATTGGCTAAAGCATCATCCTGTGACGTCCTGTTTTACGGAGACTTACACTCTCATTCTAGTATTCAATTAGGAAGCAATCGACGAGACGGGGAGGGGGCACTTATCCAAATGAGCTCAGGAACAACCGGAGCTCCGAAATGTATTGAACGAACGTGGAAGTCGATTGAAGAAGAGCTTACAAGCTATCTCTCTGTTTTACCGCTCGATCATACAACCACCTCTATTGTTGCCTGCCCAGTTACTCATTCGTATGGGCTTATCAGTGGTGTACTTGCGTGTTTGAAAAGAGGGGCAGAGCCAGTCGTGATTACGAATATGAACCCAGCTTATCTTATCAAAAAAGTGAAGGAGCAGCCATATCACCTCTTTTATGCGGCACCAACACTTCTCTACATGTTAAGTCGATTCATGAGAGGAGAAAGGCTTTTTCACTATGTGATGACGTCAGGGACTGTTATTCCTTCGACCTGGCTAAAACAATTACAAAACGTCTCAAAGAAGGTGTTCCAGCAATATGGGTGCTCGGAAGCCGGCTGTGTTGCGGTTCATCCTGATCTACAGCATGCATCTGACATGGGATATGCTCTCCCACATGTGAAAATAGAGGCTGGTGAAAAGGAGTCTCCTACGGAAATTCTGATTCATACCTATCAAAAAACAATCTCTACAAAGGATCTTGGTTATCTTCAAGCTGGGGTTCTTACGTTTGTATCGAGAATAGATGACACCATCAATGTAGCGGGACTAAATGTGTACCCTCAAGAGGTAGAGAATGTCTTAATGAATGAGCCTAGAATAATAGAGGCGGTTGTGTATAAAAAAACAAACGACCTAGCAGGGGAACGAGTTTGTGCTCAATTTACCTCCAATGAATTAATGGATGAGAAGGAAGTAAGAGACTGGTGTAGTCGGTTCCTCGCTCCACACCAAATCCCAATGGAGATCAAGCAGGTTACAGAAATTGAAAAGCTTCCAAACGGAAAAATTAGTCGAAAAAAGCTAGCGGAGATGACAGCAGTATGA
- a CDS encoding sugar phosphate isomerase/epimerase family protein produces the protein MKLSLCTISFRHHLLSLDQIAHWARLHDFQGIELWGIHAKNLAETPEYGKEWLRSYGLETSMISDYLPLEATEEEMINETKKLSDLAKHWGTTKIRTFVGKKGSAETTEKERGYLVTRLRTICDILYADGQVVLVETHPHTLADSLTSTLQLIKEVNHPALRINFDVLHVWESGVHPLDALELLRPYVSHFHLKNIQSSSHLHVFAPENVYAAAGSRDGMVSLFEGAVDYHEFFTKAMSSMEIHASLEWFGRDVKQILKEDATEMRRLADMLQKEKV, from the coding sequence TTGAAGCTCTCTCTTTGTACGATATCCTTTAGACATCACCTCTTATCTCTTGATCAAATTGCTCATTGGGCGCGACTTCACGATTTTCAAGGAATTGAACTGTGGGGAATTCATGCGAAGAATCTTGCAGAAACTCCTGAATACGGAAAGGAATGGCTTAGAAGCTATGGCCTAGAAACGAGCATGATTAGCGATTATCTTCCTTTAGAAGCCACTGAAGAAGAGATGATTAACGAGACGAAAAAGCTTTCCGACTTGGCTAAGCATTGGGGAACGACAAAGATTCGAACATTTGTCGGAAAAAAAGGCAGCGCAGAAACGACAGAAAAAGAAAGAGGCTATCTTGTGACTCGTTTGCGCACGATTTGTGACATATTGTATGCAGATGGTCAGGTTGTGCTTGTTGAGACACATCCACATACATTAGCAGACAGTCTCACCTCTACATTACAATTAATAAAAGAAGTGAATCATCCTGCGCTACGAATTAATTTTGATGTGCTCCATGTGTGGGAATCAGGTGTACATCCTCTTGATGCTCTAGAGCTGCTTCGCCCATATGTCTCTCATTTTCATTTGAAAAACATTCAATCAAGCTCGCATCTACACGTATTTGCTCCAGAAAATGTGTACGCTGCGGCAGGCTCTCGTGACGGAATGGTTTCCTTATTTGAGGGAGCAGTCGACTATCATGAATTCTTTACTAAAGCGATGTCTTCTATGGAAATCCATGCTTCGTTAGAATGGTTCGGTCGCGATGTGAAGCAGATATTGAAGGAAGATGCTACCGAAATGAGAAGGCTTGCAGATATGCTGCAAAAGGAAAAAGTGTAA
- a CDS encoding IucA/IucC family protein: MQKLSLISLRKSQQRVKRQLVEAMIFERLIPFEEGNGFFRLIGKNHTYTCKGKRTAFDRVRIEEESIEATIEELLDEVCTCEDVKQTVIHELAQTTKLCEWNEEYLIHSRSRRHVSYEELESELIEGHPYHPCFKSRTGFSSEDHFRYGPEAKQSFPLIWTAVRRDRVKMSIHEDEEQFWRRELGHLMWEYLVQQLEMVGKDFRSYTFLPVHPWQWNSLKAPLQRLVEKGDLYPFKIKGDDYRATQSVRTLWNASHPEKAHVKVPMNMVNTSSLRMIPTHAICSAPYLSEWIGKIVQSDTYLKNSLIILKEYAGIGLEESEPALEGQLGVIWRESIHLYKNDHEEAIPFNAFMMSEKDGKPFMDEMIKSYGIERWVKQFIEVSVIPILHLLIGHGVAVEAHAQNMILLHENGWPTKIALRDFHDSLEYVEEFVVNKELIPTFESIHPYYKDKPDDVSYWMSSVEALRELVMDTLFVFNISEVSFLLEQQYAYKEETFYQQVGLAMGNYLRSYPELQDRYNQVGFQQEFISVEALLKRKLQKKSEGEFHHLVKNTLLKKEQV; the protein is encoded by the coding sequence GTGCAAAAGTTATCTCTTATATCTCTTAGGAAGTCCCAACAACGAGTGAAGCGTCAGTTGGTCGAAGCGATGATCTTTGAACGGCTCATTCCATTTGAAGAAGGGAATGGATTTTTTCGCTTAATCGGAAAAAACCATACTTATACGTGCAAAGGAAAAAGAACAGCATTTGATCGGGTCCGGATAGAAGAGGAAAGTATAGAGGCCACGATCGAAGAGCTTTTAGACGAAGTTTGCACATGTGAGGATGTAAAACAGACCGTTATACATGAATTAGCTCAGACAACGAAGCTTTGTGAGTGGAATGAGGAATACCTCATACATTCACGTTCAAGGAGACATGTAAGCTATGAAGAATTGGAATCTGAGCTTATAGAAGGGCATCCCTATCATCCCTGCTTTAAATCACGTACAGGGTTTTCAAGTGAAGACCATTTCCGTTATGGACCTGAAGCAAAACAATCGTTTCCGCTTATTTGGACGGCTGTAAGAAGAGATAGAGTGAAAATGTCGATTCATGAAGACGAAGAACAGTTTTGGAGAAGAGAGCTTGGTCACTTAATGTGGGAGTATCTTGTACAACAGCTGGAGATGGTAGGGAAGGATTTTCGGTCGTATACTTTTTTACCCGTTCATCCGTGGCAGTGGAATTCACTTAAAGCTCCCTTGCAAAGGCTTGTGGAAAAAGGAGATCTCTATCCTTTCAAGATAAAAGGTGATGATTACAGAGCAACGCAATCGGTACGTACGCTATGGAATGCGTCTCATCCTGAAAAGGCACATGTGAAGGTACCGATGAATATGGTTAATACCTCTTCATTAAGAATGATTCCAACTCATGCGATTTGTTCAGCTCCCTATCTATCAGAATGGATTGGGAAAATTGTTCAGTCAGATACATATTTAAAGAATTCCCTCATCATTTTAAAGGAGTATGCAGGGATAGGGCTTGAAGAAAGTGAGCCTGCACTAGAAGGTCAGCTAGGAGTTATTTGGAGAGAGAGTATTCATCTTTATAAGAACGATCATGAAGAGGCTATTCCATTTAACGCATTTATGATGAGTGAAAAAGATGGAAAACCGTTTATGGACGAGATGATCAAAAGCTACGGAATAGAACGTTGGGTAAAACAATTCATTGAGGTTAGTGTTATCCCCATTCTGCATCTTTTGATAGGTCACGGAGTTGCTGTAGAAGCTCATGCGCAAAATATGATTTTACTACATGAAAATGGATGGCCAACGAAAATAGCACTACGGGATTTCCATGATAGCTTGGAATATGTTGAAGAATTTGTTGTAAATAAGGAGCTTATACCAACGTTTGAAAGCATTCATCCTTATTACAAAGACAAGCCCGATGATGTCTCCTACTGGATGTCCTCTGTTGAAGCATTAAGAGAGCTTGTGATGGATACGTTATTTGTCTTTAACATAAGTGAGGTCTCTTTCTTACTCGAGCAGCAATATGCGTATAAAGAAGAAACGTTTTACCAGCAGGTTGGTTTAGCGATGGGTAACTACTTACGTTCGTACCCGGAATTACAGGATCGGTACAATCAAGTGGGATTTCAACAGGAATTTATTTCTGTCGAGGCGCTGTTGAAAAGGAAGCTTCAGAAAAAGAGTGAAGGTGAGTTTCATCACCTAGTAAAAAATACTTTGTTAAAGAAGGAGCAGGTCTAA
- a CDS encoding DUF6005 family protein: MIKVHCFVSCVCEVIKKTSGVDHRPYYFGVWDADFDVLEDQTLTYHSDRIDHDFFKKWYEMLYGITLTKWYDEKKTKQENITTLLEMLNEQSEHQYIMVMLDLSMLPERENKFNQKPFPHYVMVEKTDNEHEWFMYDPDFRWEGRLPKDRILSALQEPSVEGGYVFQAENIRPPSDETIEAYFRTCLKHDENPMTDAIYDIVKAYTTGEQKEQLSNLGTALKQIPVLAIRKYAYEHAFAYFWEILGLEEDWFESWCDEIEKLVKGYTTIQYRAMKLAVTKDLALAEPVFTKLDEQNELEFTIKQGLQECFDMWVVHQQNHRKQVTYN; the protein is encoded by the coding sequence ATGATAAAGGTTCATTGCTTTGTAAGCTGTGTGTGTGAAGTGATTAAGAAAACAAGTGGAGTAGATCATAGACCCTACTATTTTGGCGTCTGGGATGCTGATTTTGATGTTCTTGAGGATCAAACCTTAACCTATCATTCAGATCGAATAGACCATGACTTTTTTAAAAAGTGGTACGAAATGCTGTATGGAATAACGCTCACGAAATGGTATGACGAGAAGAAAACAAAGCAGGAAAATATAACCACGTTACTTGAGATGCTAAACGAGCAATCAGAGCATCAGTATATCATGGTTATGCTAGATCTTTCTATGCTTCCAGAGCGAGAAAATAAGTTCAACCAAAAGCCATTTCCACATTATGTAATGGTAGAGAAAACGGACAACGAACATGAGTGGTTTATGTATGATCCTGATTTTAGATGGGAAGGGAGGCTACCGAAAGATCGCATCCTTAGTGCCCTACAAGAGCCATCTGTTGAAGGAGGCTATGTTTTCCAAGCAGAAAATATCCGTCCTCCAAGCGATGAAACAATTGAAGCCTATTTTCGTACCTGTTTAAAGCATGATGAAAATCCAATGACAGATGCGATTTATGACATTGTAAAAGCCTATACAACTGGTGAGCAAAAGGAACAGCTTTCGAATCTAGGAACAGCATTAAAGCAGATTCCTGTATTAGCGATACGGAAATATGCGTATGAGCATGCCTTTGCTTATTTTTGGGAAATTCTTGGACTTGAAGAGGATTGGTTTGAGTCTTGGTGTGATGAAATTGAAAAGCTTGTAAAAGGATATACCACGATTCAATATCGAGCGATGAAGCTTGCGGTAACAAAGGATTTAGCTTTAGCAGAGCCTGTATTCACGAAGCTAGACGAACAGAATGAATTGGAATTTACCATTAAACAAGGCTTGCAGGAATGCTTTGACATGTGGGTAGTTCATCAGCAAAACCACAGAAAGCAGGTGACCTATAATTGA
- a CDS encoding IucA/IucC family protein has product MNNSAKDIAENATFQAFVNSYVREVSTGFWMELEEWVAKRKATTTLSGTHMLEVELEQQGVTYALEIKYRSRAGRHIIGGALKYCVRKNQWIAENRLTVMITMIQEVHLLASVGRNREFTSHFDELMLRVIASYQTMATYIEGRLGDSTHLYSESSTFIETEQSLLFGHWFHPTPKSRQGMAGWQHQSYAPELKGSFQLHYFGIHHSLIKEDSLLDHRASELVRKSLHTLHIPEDMVLLPMHPLQAQWLLQQEYVKEALREETIKDLGPMGANYTATSSLRTVYNASEDFMYKFSIPVKVTNSLRVNQLHELKAGMVMAKLVRKSRFLERYPSFNVLEDPAYMTVSFPNQRESGFEVILRENQFPTGKDQGISSIAAIVQDPLPHHSSTLANLITKLAFLENRPCEEVSLDWFEKYWNCAIEPLIRLYDEHGIALEAHQQNSVLDLSEGYPKSYYYRDNQGYYLSKSLEKELRLLEPSLLETPELFYEDEIIQERFTYYLFMNQLFSVIYRFGADSLIEEDVLLTWSKERLQQVEKELSGCGKEFVHSILHKPKLSYKANLLTRLHDVDELTAELEQAIYTKIDNPFTMISKEEERAKVISYIS; this is encoded by the coding sequence ATGAATAATTCAGCTAAGGATATTGCTGAAAATGCAACATTTCAGGCCTTTGTGAACAGCTATGTTCGGGAAGTGAGTACTGGTTTTTGGATGGAGTTAGAGGAATGGGTAGCAAAGAGAAAGGCAACTACGACTCTATCAGGTACGCACATGTTGGAGGTCGAGCTTGAGCAGCAAGGTGTAACATATGCTTTGGAAATCAAGTATCGGTCAAGGGCGGGAAGGCATATCATCGGTGGCGCCTTAAAATATTGTGTTCGAAAAAACCAATGGATAGCGGAAAATCGATTAACCGTAATGATTACAATGATTCAAGAAGTACACCTCTTAGCGTCCGTAGGTAGAAATCGAGAGTTCACCTCTCATTTTGATGAGCTGATGTTAAGAGTGATAGCCAGTTATCAAACGATGGCAACGTATATTGAAGGAAGACTTGGTGATTCAACTCACCTATATTCAGAAAGCAGTACATTTATTGAAACCGAGCAATCTCTCCTTTTTGGTCATTGGTTTCATCCGACGCCAAAGAGTAGGCAGGGGATGGCGGGGTGGCAGCATCAGAGCTATGCACCGGAACTGAAAGGAAGCTTTCAACTACATTATTTCGGGATTCATCATTCTCTTATAAAAGAAGATTCACTGCTGGATCATCGGGCAAGTGAGCTAGTGAGAAAATCGTTACATACATTACACATACCAGAGGACATGGTTCTTCTTCCAATGCATCCTCTTCAAGCACAGTGGCTCCTACAACAAGAGTATGTAAAGGAAGCGCTGAGGGAGGAGACGATAAAAGACCTTGGTCCAATGGGAGCGAATTATACGGCTACCTCCTCACTAAGGACGGTCTATAATGCCAGCGAAGACTTCATGTATAAGTTTTCGATTCCCGTAAAGGTAACCAATTCACTTAGAGTCAATCAGTTACATGAGCTAAAAGCGGGTATGGTGATGGCAAAACTAGTGAGAAAAAGTAGATTCCTAGAAAGGTATCCAAGCTTCAATGTTCTAGAAGATCCCGCCTATATGACGGTTAGCTTCCCAAATCAAAGGGAATCAGGCTTTGAAGTCATTTTACGTGAAAATCAATTTCCTACTGGAAAGGATCAAGGAATCAGTTCCATTGCTGCGATTGTACAGGACCCTCTACCACATCACAGCTCAACATTAGCCAATCTTATAACGAAATTAGCTTTTTTAGAAAATCGACCATGTGAAGAGGTTAGCCTGGATTGGTTTGAAAAGTATTGGAATTGTGCAATAGAACCACTTATTCGCTTGTATGATGAGCATGGGATTGCCCTAGAAGCGCATCAGCAAAATAGTGTGTTAGACCTTTCAGAAGGGTACCCGAAATCGTACTATTATCGTGATAATCAAGGCTATTATTTATCAAAATCTCTTGAAAAGGAGCTTAGGTTGCTAGAGCCCTCCTTGCTTGAAACACCTGAGCTTTTTTATGAGGATGAGATCATCCAAGAAAGGTTTACGTATTACTTGTTTATGAATCAACTTTTCTCTGTTATTTATCGATTTGGGGCGGATTCTCTTATAGAGGAAGATGTTCTACTTACTTGGTCGAAGGAAAGGTTACAACAAGTAGAAAAAGAGTTATCAGGTTGTGGAAAAGAGTTTGTTCATTCGATTTTACATAAACCGAAGCTTTCCTATAAAGCAAATTTACTCACGCGTCTCCACGATGTGGATGAGTTAACAGCAGAGCTAGAGCAAGCGATTTATACGAAAATAGATAATCCCTTTACGATGATTTCGAAGGAGGAAGAACGTGCAAAAGTTATCTCTTATATCTCTTAG
- the asbD gene encoding petrobactin biosynthesis protein AsbD has translation MTRTKEEFIEAIYDLLKNKLNLPTIESFHENARLNEDLYMDSVMILELILFIELDLGIKLPDEKLSPKDFQTVGHVAEFLKNQQ, from the coding sequence ATGACGAGAACGAAAGAAGAATTTATTGAAGCGATATACGATTTATTAAAAAATAAGCTAAACCTTCCTACGATTGAATCCTTTCATGAGAATGCCCGGTTAAATGAAGATCTTTACATGGATTCCGTCATGATTCTTGAACTTATTTTATTTATAGAACTAGACCTTGGGATTAAATTGCCGGATGAAAAGCTTTCACCAAAGGATTTTCAAACCGTAGGACATGTAGCAGAGTTCTTAAAGAATCAACAGTAG
- the gatC gene encoding Asp-tRNA(Asn)/Glu-tRNA(Gln) amidotransferase subunit GatC has protein sequence MSRISTDQVKHVANLARLAITEEEAELFSKQLDSIISFAEQLNEVDTENVKPTTHVLEMKNIMREDEPKKGLDNEEVLKNAPDQEDGYFRVPSILE, from the coding sequence ATGTCAAGAATTTCAACAGATCAAGTAAAACACGTAGCAAACTTAGCTCGATTAGCGATTACAGAAGAGGAAGCGGAGCTTTTCTCAAAGCAGTTAGATTCGATTATTTCTTTTGCTGAGCAACTAAATGAAGTAGATACGGAAAATGTGAAACCAACAACTCATGTACTTGAAATGAAAAACATCATGCGTGAGGATGAACCGAAAAAAGGATTAGACAATGAAGAAGTTTTAAAGAACGCACCAGATCAAGAGGATGGATACTTCCGTGTACCATCGATTTTAGAATAA
- a CDS encoding Hsp20/alpha crystallin family protein translates to MPDPMKLMNEFFQKRPNKTLLDTIDGAFRKQSYASFSTDINETKEHFTITAALPGVAKEQIHVEMSGDTVVIEVKENREGSPRHISGTRTISLPDYVVKRNMKAVYRHGLLEIQLEKKKPRRIEIE, encoded by the coding sequence ATGCCAGATCCTATGAAGCTAATGAATGAATTTTTCCAAAAACGACCGAATAAAACACTGCTAGATACAATAGATGGTGCCTTTCGAAAGCAATCATATGCGAGCTTTTCAACAGATATCAATGAAACAAAGGAGCATTTCACGATTACTGCGGCGCTACCAGGAGTGGCGAAGGAGCAGATTCATGTAGAAATGAGCGGTGATACTGTTGTAATTGAAGTGAAAGAGAATCGTGAGGGAAGTCCTCGTCACATAAGTGGAACACGCACCATTAGTCTCCCTGACTACGTAGTAAAGCGTAATATGAAGGCAGTGTACCGACATGGTTTACTTGAAATTCAGCTGGAAAAGAAGAAGCCACGGAGAATTGAGATAGAATAG